From Acinetobacter lwoffii, a single genomic window includes:
- a CDS encoding TorF family putative porin: MKKLYHLLFSLIPLYSSYAFATGDESSPALSFSGNVSLASDYRWRGQTQTQNDPALQGNFVLSHASGFYLAAFASNVDFDDEVNLELDPQIGYTAPIALGSIHPAVDLGMLRYNYIGNSDLNYNEYYFKMIFNALLHQNDSFTPSISYTYNYGGKAASDSIGKDISNWYFNVLYATPIAQTNFGTNVSLGYSKANQDIYGSEAKDHFFDWKIGATYRYNPMGINAELAAFGSNLKTKDFTSQNKKGVKTEAVFTLTKSF, from the coding sequence ATGAAAAAATTATACCATCTACTTTTTAGCCTTATACCGCTCTATTCAAGTTATGCTTTTGCTACTGGAGATGAAAGCTCTCCCGCTTTAAGCTTTTCAGGTAATGTATCATTGGCCAGCGACTACCGCTGGCGCGGCCAAACGCAAACCCAGAATGATCCGGCCTTGCAGGGAAACTTTGTTTTAAGCCATGCTTCAGGATTTTATCTTGCTGCATTTGCATCGAATGTTGATTTTGATGACGAAGTAAATTTAGAACTGGATCCCCAGATCGGCTATACAGCGCCAATCGCGCTAGGTTCAATCCATCCTGCAGTTGATCTTGGCATGCTGCGCTACAATTACATCGGCAACAGCGATTTAAATTATAATGAATACTATTTCAAAATGATCTTTAATGCGTTGCTGCATCAGAACGATAGCTTTACACCAAGCATAAGCTATACCTATAACTATGGCGGCAAAGCTGCCAGTGACAGTATAGGTAAAGATATCTCAAATTGGTATTTTAATGTCTTATATGCTACACCGATTGCTCAAACTAATTTTGGCACAAATGTTAGCTTAGGTTATTCCAAAGCAAATCAGGACATTTATGGTTCTGAAGCAAAAGACCATTTTTTTGATTGGAAAATTGGTGCAACTTACCGCTATAACCCAATGGGAATAAATGCAGAATTAGCAGCGTTTGGTAGTAATTTAAAAACCAAAGACTTTACAAGTCAAAATAAAAAAGGGGTAAAAACTGAAGCAGTATTCACCCTGACTAAATCTTTTTAA
- a CDS encoding type I restriction-modification system subunit M — protein sequence MHSLEQKFLNDLDDKLWKAADKLRSSLDAANYKHIVLGLIFLKYVSDAFDERQSELKELFAQKDDHNIYYMPRDQYDSEEEYQQAIADELEILDYYQEKNVFWVPKAARWLSIRNAAAQAIGSSIWQDEQGQDVKLRSVSWLIDNAFDEIEKANPKLKGILNRIGQYQLDNDKLLDLINTFSDTSFTKPEYNGEKLSLHSKDILGHVYEYFLGQFALAEGKQGGQYYTPKSIVTLIVEMLQPYKGRVYDPAMGSGGFFVSSEKFIEQHAQEKHYKASEQKKHISIYGQESNPTTWKLAAMNMAIRGIDFNFGKKNADSFLDDQHPDLRADFVMANPPFNIKDWWHASLESDVRWKYGTPPQGNANFAWMQHMLHHLSPTGSMALLLANGSMSSNTNNEGEIRKNLIEADLVECIVALPGQLFTNTQIPACIWFLTKDKKNGLSLDKKKANREGKTLFIDARNLGYMKDRVLRDFTDADIAKITQTLHAWQQGENFEGEKYQDEKGFCFSAELKDIQKHDYVLTPGRYVGAVEQEDDGEPFAEKMLRLTAQLKEQFAESAVLESEIKKNLKGLGYEF from the coding sequence ATGCATTCATTGGAACAAAAATTTCTAAATGACTTAGATGACAAGCTTTGGAAAGCCGCCGATAAATTACGCAGCAGTCTAGATGCAGCCAACTATAAGCATATTGTTCTCGGGCTGATTTTCTTAAAGTACGTTTCAGATGCTTTTGATGAACGGCAATCTGAACTCAAAGAATTGTTTGCACAAAAAGACGACCACAACATCTATTACATGCCGCGTGATCAGTACGACAGCGAAGAAGAATACCAACAGGCTATTGCTGATGAACTAGAAATACTGGATTACTACCAAGAAAAAAACGTATTTTGGGTGCCAAAAGCAGCACGTTGGTTAAGTATCCGTAATGCAGCAGCACAAGCGATTGGCTCTAGCATCTGGCAGGATGAACAAGGGCAAGATGTCAAACTACGCTCTGTATCCTGGCTGATTGACAATGCCTTTGATGAAATTGAAAAAGCCAATCCAAAGCTTAAGGGTATTCTGAATCGTATTGGACAGTATCAGCTGGACAATGACAAGCTGCTTGATCTGATCAACACCTTCTCTGACACCAGTTTTACCAAGCCTGAATATAATGGCGAGAAACTCAGTCTGCACAGTAAAGATATTCTCGGGCATGTCTACGAATACTTTTTAGGACAGTTTGCTTTGGCTGAAGGCAAGCAAGGTGGGCAGTACTACACGCCTAAAAGCATTGTAACTTTAATCGTTGAAATGTTGCAGCCTTATAAAGGGCGAGTGTATGACCCTGCAATGGGTTCAGGTGGATTCTTCGTATCCAGTGAAAAGTTCATTGAACAGCATGCTCAGGAAAAGCATTACAAAGCCTCCGAACAGAAAAAGCATATTTCTATTTATGGTCAGGAGAGCAATCCGACCACATGGAAACTGGCAGCTATGAACATGGCGATTCGCGGGATTGATTTTAATTTCGGTAAGAAAAACGCTGACAGCTTTCTAGATGATCAGCATCCAGACTTACGCGCCGACTTTGTCATGGCCAACCCACCTTTTAATATCAAGGATTGGTGGCATGCTTCGCTAGAAAGTGATGTACGTTGGAAATACGGTACACCGCCACAAGGTAATGCCAACTTTGCTTGGATGCAGCACATGCTACATCATCTGTCACCAACAGGCAGCATGGCACTTTTACTTGCCAATGGTTCGATGAGTTCCAATACCAACAATGAAGGCGAGATTCGTAAAAACTTGATCGAAGCTGATCTGGTGGAATGTATTGTCGCGTTACCGGGACAACTGTTTACCAACACGCAAATTCCAGCTTGTATTTGGTTCTTGACCAAAGATAAAAAGAACGGCTTATCCTTGGATAAAAAGAAAGCCAACCGTGAAGGCAAGACGCTGTTTATCGATGCTCGTAATTTGGGCTATATGAAAGATCGCGTACTGCGTGACTTTACCGATGCCGATATTGCCAAAATCACCCAGACCTTGCACGCATGGCAGCAGGGCGAGAACTTTGAGGGTGAAAAGTATCAAGATGAGAAAGGGTTCTGTTTCTCTGCTGAGCTCAAAGATATACAAAAGCACGACTACGTACTGACTCCGGGGCGTTATGTGGGTGCAGTCGAGCAGGAAGATGATGGCGAGCCATTCGCTGAGAAAATGCTGCGTTTGACCGCTCAGCTCAAAGAACAATTTGCTGAAAGTGCTGTCTTGGAAAGTGAGATTAAAAAGAATCTAAAGGGCTTGGGTTATGAGTTCTGA
- a CDS encoding helix-turn-helix domain-containing protein, whose protein sequence is MSSDHPLLQEIQKGESQNLEFKEQLPKGQQVAKTLIAFANTSGGKLVVGVSDDRQLVGIQDDIFELQDQITSMINELCAPNILPYIYIENIQGIELLVIEVSRGSLLPYYLKPQGKAQGTYIRLGASNRVASPEYIQQLELQRLNQTFDEQPNPQYSLDNIDLQPLQQAFAEVGKELSLQKMRNLKLIIQQNGQDYPSHGLLILLGLYEQVEIKCSRFKGTTMTVFLDKKEYRGDLFSQLKQTEQFIKNHLHLRAEILGLQRTESYEIPIPAIREALVNAVLHRDYSNAGRDIKVGIYDDILNIVSPGGLPNGLTEEDLAQGRSEIRNRVLARVFKELGYIEQWGSGIARIKDLCLQAGNVEPQLKAQGDFVDWEFYRPSTEQAGGSIGGSIGGSIQESILTDRQKEILVLIQQNPKVSYRAMAEQLGINESAVKKHLNNLKDIGWLERMGGTRGSWVIKKEFGGDV, encoded by the coding sequence ATGAGTTCTGATCATCCTTTATTGCAAGAAATTCAGAAGGGTGAAAGTCAAAACCTTGAATTTAAAGAGCAGTTACCGAAAGGGCAACAGGTCGCAAAGACCCTGATTGCTTTTGCCAATACTAGTGGTGGTAAATTGGTAGTGGGTGTAAGTGATGATCGCCAACTCGTAGGTATTCAAGATGATATTTTTGAGCTACAAGACCAGATCACATCGATGATCAATGAGCTGTGTGCGCCTAATATTCTGCCTTACATTTATATCGAGAATATCCAAGGCATTGAGTTGCTGGTGATTGAAGTCAGCCGTGGTTCATTATTGCCTTATTATCTCAAGCCGCAAGGCAAGGCACAGGGGACGTATATTCGTTTAGGTGCAAGCAATCGTGTGGCATCGCCTGAATACATTCAGCAGCTTGAATTGCAACGTCTGAACCAGACTTTTGATGAGCAGCCGAATCCGCAATACAGTTTAGATAACATCGATTTACAGCCTTTACAGCAAGCCTTTGCTGAGGTGGGTAAAGAATTGTCTTTGCAGAAAATGCGTAATCTCAAATTGATCATTCAGCAGAATGGACAGGATTACCCAAGTCATGGGCTGCTCATTTTGTTGGGGCTTTATGAGCAGGTTGAGATTAAATGTAGCCGCTTTAAAGGCACGACCATGACAGTATTTTTGGATAAAAAAGAATACCGTGGAGACTTATTTAGTCAGTTGAAGCAAACAGAGCAATTCATCAAAAATCATTTGCATCTACGCGCAGAAATTTTAGGCTTGCAGCGTACAGAAAGTTATGAAATCCCCATTCCTGCAATTCGTGAAGCCTTGGTGAATGCAGTGCTGCACCGTGATTATAGTAATGCAGGGCGTGATATTAAGGTTGGCATTTATGATGACATCCTGAATATTGTATCGCCGGGTGGTTTGCCCAATGGTCTGACTGAAGAGGATTTGGCACAAGGTCGTTCAGAGATCCGTAACCGTGTCTTGGCCCGTGTGTTTAAAGAGCTGGGTTATATCGAGCAGTGGGGCAGTGGTATTGCGCGGATCAAAGATCTTTGTTTGCAGGCAGGCAATGTCGAACCTCAACTGAAAGCCCAAGGAGATTTTGTCGATTGGGAGTTTTACCGTCCTTCGACTGAGCAAGCAGGTGGCTCAATCGGTGGCTCAATAGGTGGCTCAATTCAAGAAAGTATACTGACAGATCGGCAAAAAGAAATTTTAGTTTTAATTCAACAGAACCCGAAAGTTTCCTATCGTGCTATGGCAGAGCAGCTTGGTATTAATGAGTCAGCAGTGAAAAAGCATTTGAATAACTTAAAAGATATTGGTTGGCTTGAGCGTATGGGTGGAACTCGTGGCTCTTGGGTGATTAAGAAAGAATTTGGGGGTGATGTGTGA
- a CDS encoding type I restriction endonuclease subunit R: protein MNETQLENLCLDWFTENGWEVIHGIDIAPESSNPLRKDYKQVLIESDLHAAFERLNPHLPINCFEQVLQKLNQPESLDIVTNNRAFHRMLLEGVPVTYKKQDDWVHDHAFLVDFNHVHQNRFVAVNQFTILGTKQPRRPDIICFINGIPFAVLELKSPTDENADIWDAFNQLQTYKEEISDLFVFNEALVVSDGVTARVGSLTANQERFLPWRTIKNEDDKPALEWELETVIRGFFDRELFLDYIRFFVLFETDGEKTIKKIAGYHQFHAVREAVQATIAASNPSGDKKAGVVWHTQGSGKSISMCCYAGKLLQQPAMHNPTLLIVTDRNDLDGQLFETFSNAQDLLKQTPVQANNRDELRRFLAERESGGIIFTTVQKFALLDGESEHPMLNGRHNIVVMSDEAHRSQYGLKAKLGNDGTYKFGYAKHMRDALKNAAFIGFTGTPISSEDKDTRAVFGDYVSIYDIQDAVDDGATVPIYYESRLAKLDINQAEIEELSDQVDEVVEDEEDVGNREKTKSEWSRLEKLVGATPRLKQIAADLVAHFDARTEATAGKGMIVTMSREICVHLYNEIIALRPDWHDPDPEKGKIKIVMTGSASDRPLLQPHIYNKQVKKRLEKRFKDVNDPLQLVIVRDMWLTGFDAPCTHTMYIDKPMKGHNLMQAIARVNRVFKDKQGGLVVDYIGIANELKQALKTYTDAKGKGEPTLRAEEAYAVLAEKMDAIRGMFAKTNEQVGMDLSAYETQAHRLIIPAANYVLSLKDGKKRFLDLVLAINKAFSLCSTLDEAKNLHKEIAFYSAIKAVISKHTSVDRKLSQAEKDSTLKQILDNAVIADGVTDVFAMCGLDKPNIGLLSDEFLEDVRQMPYRNLAVELLEKLLNDGIKAKTRNNVVQEKRFSDRLQETLRKYNNRAIETSQVIEELIQMAKEFQAEMQREASLGLNPDEIAFYDALANNESAVRELGDDTLKQIAREITEKLRKSTTVDWQVRDSVRAQLKILVRRTLQRWKYPPDKAAEAIELVMKQAEQLSNAWTSG from the coding sequence ATGAACGAAACGCAACTCGAAAATCTCTGCCTCGACTGGTTCACCGAAAATGGCTGGGAAGTCATTCATGGTATTGATATTGCCCCTGAGAGCAGTAACCCTTTACGCAAAGACTATAAACAAGTCTTAATTGAATCAGACTTACATGCTGCATTTGAACGATTAAATCCACATCTTCCCATAAATTGTTTTGAACAAGTCTTACAAAAGCTGAATCAACCTGAAAGTTTAGATATTGTCACCAATAATCGCGCTTTCCATCGTATGTTGTTGGAAGGTGTACCTGTCACGTATAAGAAGCAAGATGATTGGGTACATGACCATGCCTTCTTAGTGGACTTTAATCATGTGCATCAAAACCGTTTTGTTGCGGTCAATCAATTTACGATTCTAGGCACTAAACAACCTCGACGCCCTGACATCATCTGTTTTATCAATGGTATTCCGTTTGCCGTGTTGGAGCTAAAAAGCCCAACCGATGAAAATGCAGATATCTGGGATGCCTTTAACCAGTTGCAAACTTACAAAGAAGAAATCTCCGATCTGTTTGTCTTTAATGAAGCTTTGGTAGTCAGTGATGGTGTAACAGCACGTGTCGGTTCACTGACGGCGAATCAGGAACGCTTTTTACCGTGGCGTACGATCAAGAATGAAGATGATAAACCCGCTTTAGAATGGGAGTTAGAGACAGTTATTCGAGGCTTCTTTGATCGAGAATTGTTCCTAGATTACATTCGATTCTTTGTGTTGTTTGAAACAGATGGCGAAAAGACCATTAAGAAAATTGCAGGCTATCATCAATTCCATGCGGTTAGAGAAGCCGTACAAGCGACCATTGCGGCATCCAATCCAAGTGGAGATAAGAAAGCAGGCGTTGTTTGGCATACCCAAGGCTCGGGTAAAAGTATCTCTATGTGTTGCTATGCAGGTAAACTTTTACAGCAGCCTGCCATGCACAACCCAACCTTGTTGATCGTGACTGACCGTAATGACTTAGATGGACAGCTTTTTGAAACCTTTAGCAATGCTCAAGATTTATTAAAACAAACGCCAGTACAAGCAAATAACCGCGATGAGCTGAGAAGGTTTTTAGCTGAGCGTGAGTCTGGTGGCATCATCTTTACCACAGTACAAAAGTTCGCATTGCTAGATGGTGAGAGTGAGCATCCAATGCTGAATGGACGCCACAATATTGTCGTGATGTCAGATGAAGCACATCGTAGCCAATATGGTTTGAAAGCAAAACTAGGTAATGATGGCACATACAAGTTCGGCTATGCCAAGCACATGCGCGATGCTTTAAAGAATGCTGCTTTTATTGGCTTTACTGGAACCCCTATTTCGAGTGAGGATAAAGATACCCGAGCGGTCTTTGGCGACTATGTTTCCATATATGACATTCAGGATGCCGTCGATGATGGTGCAACCGTCCCAATCTACTACGAGTCACGCTTGGCAAAGCTAGATATTAATCAGGCTGAAATCGAAGAGCTGTCTGATCAAGTGGATGAGGTGGTGGAAGATGAAGAAGATGTTGGTAACCGAGAAAAGACCAAGAGTGAGTGGAGCCGACTAGAAAAGCTGGTAGGAGCTACACCACGCTTGAAACAGATTGCTGCGGATTTAGTCGCACACTTTGACGCTCGTACTGAAGCGACGGCGGGTAAAGGTATGATTGTGACCATGAGCCGCGAAATCTGTGTGCATTTGTACAATGAAATTATTGCTCTACGCCCAGATTGGCATGACCCTGATCCTGAAAAAGGCAAAATCAAAATTGTGATGACAGGTTCAGCTTCAGATAGACCATTGCTACAACCACACATTTATAACAAGCAAGTCAAAAAACGCCTTGAAAAACGATTCAAGGATGTAAACGATCCTTTGCAGTTAGTGATCGTGCGCGATATGTGGCTCACAGGTTTTGATGCGCCTTGTACGCACACCATGTATATCGATAAGCCAATGAAAGGCCATAACCTCATGCAGGCAATTGCACGCGTGAACCGGGTATTTAAAGATAAGCAGGGTGGTCTTGTTGTCGATTATATCGGCATTGCCAATGAATTGAAGCAGGCTTTAAAAACTTATACTGATGCCAAAGGGAAGGGTGAGCCGACTTTACGTGCAGAAGAAGCCTATGCGGTTCTTGCTGAAAAGATGGATGCGATACGGGGAATGTTTGCTAAAACCAATGAACAGGTAGGCATGGATTTAAGTGCTTACGAAACTCAGGCACACCGACTGATTATCCCCGCAGCTAACTATGTGCTGAGCTTGAAGGATGGTAAAAAGCGTTTTCTTGATTTAGTCCTGGCAATCAATAAAGCCTTCTCTTTATGCAGCACCTTGGATGAGGCGAAGAACCTGCACAAAGAAATTGCCTTTTACTCAGCCATTAAAGCAGTCATTAGCAAGCATACCTCTGTAGATCGTAAACTGTCGCAAGCGGAAAAGGACAGTACGCTAAAACAGATTCTGGATAATGCTGTCATTGCAGATGGGGTAACAGATGTTTTTGCAATGTGTGGTTTAGATAAACCAAACATTGGCTTGCTTTCAGATGAGTTCTTAGAAGATGTACGGCAGATGCCATATCGTAATTTGGCAGTTGAACTTCTAGAAAAGTTGTTGAATGACGGCATTAAAGCAAAGACGCGAAACAATGTGGTACAGGAAAAACGCTTCTCTGACCGTTTGCAGGAAACCTTGAGGAAATACAATAACCGAGCGATTGAAACTTCTCAGGTCATTGAAGAACTCATTCAAATGGCAAAAGAATTTCAGGCAGAGATGCAGCGTGAAGCATCACTTGGGTTAAATCCAGATGAAATCGCTTTCTACGATGCCTTGGCGAATAATGAAAGTGCTGTCAGAGAGCTTGGAGACGATACGCTGAAACAGATCGCACGAGAGATTACAGAGAAGCTACGGAAATCAACGACGGTCGATTGGCAGGTTCGGGATAGTGTGCGTGCTCAGCTGAAAATATTAGTACGTCGTACTTTGCAGCGTTGGAAGTATCCACCTGATAAAGCAGCTGAAGCGATTGAGTTAGTGATGAAGCAGGCTGAGCAGTTGTCGAATGCTTGGACGAGTGGATAA
- a CDS encoding DUF3800 domain-containing protein, which yields MSIFNIYCDESCHLENDGFAAMVLGAIWCPDSHHKYLARKVKQLKKEFEISANNEIKWTKVSKSKLPFYKALVDLFFDEPLLYFRGVVIPDKSKLNHANFMQSHDDFYYKQWYLLLNRLIAPNHNYKIYLDIKDTKGQEKVTKLREVLCNANYDFDRTIIHSIDLVQSHDVLLLQLADLFIGALSYLHRGLNTSEAKLELIHYLQNRSQLSLQISTLLKAEKFNLFIWSPQY from the coding sequence GTGAGTATTTTTAATATTTATTGTGATGAAAGCTGTCATCTCGAAAATGATGGTTTTGCTGCAATGGTACTTGGTGCAATATGGTGCCCAGATTCACATCATAAGTATTTAGCAAGAAAAGTTAAGCAACTCAAAAAAGAATTTGAGATTTCTGCAAATAATGAAATTAAATGGACGAAAGTTTCTAAAAGCAAACTCCCATTTTATAAAGCACTCGTAGATTTATTTTTTGATGAACCTCTTCTTTATTTTAGAGGCGTTGTGATTCCAGATAAAAGTAAATTAAATCATGCAAACTTTATGCAGAGTCACGATGATTTTTATTATAAGCAATGGTACTTACTGCTGAATCGTTTAATTGCACCAAATCATAATTACAAAATCTATTTAGATATCAAAGATACTAAGGGACAAGAGAAAGTAACAAAGTTGCGTGAGGTTTTATGCAATGCGAATTATGATTTCGATCGCACTATTATCCATTCAATAGATTTGGTGCAATCACATGATGTTTTGTTGCTACAGCTAGCAGACTTGTTTATAGGTGCCTTATCGTATTTGCATAGAGGGCTAAATACGAGTGAAGCGAAGCTTGAACTCATTCATTATTTACAAAATCGTTCACAGTTGAGCTTGCAGATAAGCACATTGCTTAAAGCGGAAAAGTTTAATTTGTTTATATGGAGTCCTCAATATTGA
- a CDS encoding restriction endonuclease subunit S, with amino-acid sequence MSFELTTLGEYISVQGGYAYKSQQFIQSSTYPVLKIKNIRTGYIDFNDCAYIDKKVADETERYIVNEGDILISLTGSGPNAPQSLVGRVARFWDKGKRAWINQRVGRVVLKKNKTVHKDFIFYFLGTKESQNYLVANSSGSANQANINSATIEALPFPQIDYLTSEKISQVLRTFDEKIYLNSQINQTLESIAQAIFKSWFIDFDPVRAKIAAKQEGKDTELAAMCAISGKSEVEIQQISDDDFIELQATAALFPDELVESELGEVPKGWDKYSLSKMITLIGGGTPKRSEPNYWNGDIFWFSVKDVPNEGEVFVITTQEKISELGLNKSSTKLLPVGTTIITARGTVGKIALVGYEMAMNQSCYGVQGINGVRQFMTYYLIKNAVEVLKKNTHGAVFDTITQSTFDTVTSIKPSIEMMDLFESKVEKIMGHIKNNLYENNSLIALRDTLLPKLLSGELDVSGVQDEVA; translated from the coding sequence GTGAGTTTTGAATTAACAACTTTGGGAGAATATATTTCAGTACAAGGTGGTTATGCTTATAAGAGCCAACAATTTATTCAAAGCTCTACATATCCCGTATTAAAAATAAAAAATATTCGAACAGGTTATATAGATTTTAATGACTGTGCTTATATTGATAAAAAGGTAGCGGATGAAACTGAACGCTATATTGTCAATGAGGGTGATATATTAATATCTCTGACGGGTTCTGGACCAAATGCACCACAATCACTTGTGGGTAGGGTTGCTCGGTTTTGGGATAAAGGAAAAAGAGCTTGGATAAACCAACGAGTTGGAAGGGTTGTTCTAAAAAAAAATAAAACTGTTCATAAAGATTTTATTTTTTATTTTTTGGGTACTAAGGAATCCCAAAATTACTTAGTTGCTAATTCTAGTGGTAGTGCGAATCAAGCTAATATAAATAGTGCAACTATTGAAGCACTTCCATTTCCTCAAATAGATTATTTAACTAGCGAAAAGATTTCTCAAGTTTTAAGAACTTTCGATGAAAAAATTTATCTTAACAGCCAAATCAACCAAACTCTAGAATCCATCGCCCAAGCTATATTTAAAAGTTGGTTTATCGACTTTGATCCTGTCCGTGCCAAAATTGCAGCTAAGCAGGAAGGCAAAGACACTGAACTTGCTGCCATGTGTGCCATTAGCGGTAAAAGTGAAGTTGAGATTCAGCAAATATCTGATGATGATTTTATTGAATTACAGGCGACTGCTGCACTGTTTCCTGATGAGTTGGTAGAGAGTGAGTTAGGGGAAGTTCCGAAGGGGTGGGATAAATATTCGCTATCAAAAATGATCACACTAATTGGTGGGGGAACGCCTAAAAGATCTGAGCCAAATTATTGGAATGGTGATATTTTCTGGTTCTCTGTAAAAGATGTTCCAAATGAAGGTGAAGTTTTTGTTATTACTACACAAGAAAAAATTTCAGAACTTGGTTTAAATAAAAGTTCAACGAAATTACTCCCTGTAGGAACTACAATTATAACTGCTAGAGGCACTGTAGGAAAAATAGCATTGGTTGGTTATGAAATGGCTATGAACCAATCTTGTTATGGTGTTCAAGGAATAAATGGTGTAAGGCAATTTATGACCTACTATTTGATAAAAAATGCAGTAGAGGTTTTAAAGAAAAATACTCATGGTGCTGTATTTGATACCATTACTCAATCAACATTTGATACTGTTACTTCTATTAAACCAAGCATAGAAATGATGGACTTGTTTGAGTCTAAAGTTGAAAAAATTATGGGGCATATAAAAAATAATTTATATGAAAATAATAGCTTAATAGCTTTAAGGGATACATTATTACCCAAATTATTGTCGGGTGAGTTAGATGTGTCAGGTGTGCAGGACGAGGTGGCTTGA
- a CDS encoding glutamine synthetase family protein, with product MSNLLMARHNIADEEAVPESMPSARQCCDIEDILFSEEIENYLQRYPNTRHVEICLHDLNGHVRGKRIDIVGLKNIAQGCYFPMSIYAMSLDGEVIEESGLGKSIGEPDYLCKPILGSLQPCALNPESNAQLFLTMKDDNHQDCEVEPRNILKKSLRALHDQNFYPCMAAELEFYLFDSNEKSGSNQIYLNQCFDVNVQDKYQDVLDEIERIALLQGIQITGLVSESSSGQYEINIQHSGDILKLCDQIMMLKRTIKQVAVEHGLHASFLAKPDLNKAGSGMHFHMSLLNQDQQNIFSMKQNPLPSRQLLKAISGLIVLLPPSMAVLAPNVNSFRRFKAGNHVPLEANWGVNNRNVAIRIPCSDNENQRLEYRVAGADCNPYLTAALILIGTLHGLTQNLEIPQQATQIKNKHQPHFLSTNQLDALTFFHRNTVLQKYLGKRFMELWCAVKRAEHQYMYSQITLIEQHWDI from the coding sequence ATGAGTAATTTACTCATGGCTAGACATAATATAGCTGACGAAGAAGCGGTCCCTGAATCCATGCCATCTGCGCGTCAATGCTGCGATATTGAAGATATTCTATTTTCAGAAGAAATCGAAAACTATCTGCAGCGCTATCCCAATACCCGTCATGTTGAGATTTGCCTGCACGATCTGAATGGTCATGTCCGCGGCAAGCGCATAGATATTGTCGGTCTAAAAAATATTGCACAAGGCTGTTATTTCCCAATGTCTATTTATGCCATGAGTCTTGATGGAGAAGTGATTGAAGAATCGGGTTTAGGAAAATCGATCGGTGAGCCGGATTATTTATGTAAACCTATATTGGGAAGCCTGCAGCCCTGCGCTTTAAATCCAGAGTCCAATGCACAGTTATTCCTAACCATGAAAGATGACAATCATCAAGATTGCGAAGTTGAACCGCGCAATATTTTAAAAAAAAGTTTAAGAGCGCTGCATGATCAAAACTTTTATCCTTGCATGGCCGCAGAATTGGAGTTTTATTTATTTGACAGCAATGAAAAATCTGGCTCCAATCAGATTTATTTAAATCAATGTTTTGATGTGAATGTGCAAGATAAATATCAAGACGTTCTGGATGAAATTGAACGGATTGCCCTTTTGCAGGGGATTCAGATTACAGGCTTAGTCTCGGAATCATCTTCCGGGCAATACGAAATTAATATTCAGCATAGCGGTGATATTTTGAAGCTATGCGATCAGATCATGATGCTAAAGCGCACCATTAAGCAAGTCGCTGTAGAACATGGGTTACATGCAAGCTTTTTGGCTAAGCCTGATCTGAATAAAGCGGGCAGCGGCATGCACTTTCACATGAGTTTGTTAAATCAAGACCAGCAGAATATTTTCAGCATGAAGCAGAATCCTTTACCGTCACGGCAATTATTAAAGGCGATCAGCGGGCTGATAGTCTTGCTGCCGCCGTCCATGGCCGTGCTTGCCCCGAATGTAAACTCATTCCGCCGGTTTAAAGCTGGAAACCATGTGCCCTTAGAAGCTAATTGGGGCGTGAATAACCGCAATGTGGCCATTCGCATACCATGTTCGGACAATGAAAATCAACGCTTGGAATATCGTGTTGCAGGTGCGGATTGCAATCCTTATTTAACTGCAGCCCTGATTTTGATCGGCACACTGCATGGGTTGACACAGAATCTGGAAATTCCACAGCAAGCCACTCAGATAAAAAATAAACATCAGCCGCACTTTTTAAGTACGAATCAGCTGGATGCTTTAACATTTTTTCACCGGAATACTGTTTTGCAAAAATATCTCGGCAAAAGATTTATGGAATTATGGTGTGCAGTTAAACGTGCTGAGCATCAGTATATGTACAGCCAAATTACTTTGATCGAACAACATTGGGATATTTAA